The following proteins are encoded in a genomic region of Hyla sarda isolate aHylSar1 chromosome 1 unlocalized genomic scaffold, aHylSar1.hap1 SUPER_1_unloc_22, whole genome shotgun sequence:
- the LOC130298117 gene encoding DNA damage-regulated autophagy modulator protein 1-like, translating to MELKGLGFVPLLLAFWCAAWLATSYIVTVVLGHAASPLMHISDVGNFFPENILLRIGFIGTSIGTLVLTFLIYKYMVMHTEEFRGHQVLIQRILLAIVWASCFGTAVMHVLSPEEYPRIHFVSTIISITCEALYYLGQSIQMYKLPGANKVIRHSRCTCCGLTFTCAIFYFGYKTLQELFYDDEDWDEIREITTIIIEWVMLLLILINTVTYYSTMQRLMLTVSRNSCKLSLRVRIDDCGV from the exons atggagctaaaaggtttggggttcgtcccccttctgttggcgttttggtgtgcggcctggcttgccaccagctacatcgtgacggtcgtcctcggccatgccgcctcgccactgatgcacatcag tgacgtgggaaatttctttcccgaaaacatattattgagaattggtttcatagggacatccattggcactttggtactaacctttcttatttataagtatatggttatgcatactgaagagttcaggggtcatcaggtcctgatccagaggatcctgctggccattgtgtgggcctcctgttttggtacagctgtcatgcatgtattgtcccccgaagaatatcccaggatacactttgtcagcacgataatttccattacatgtgaagccttatactaccttgggcagtccatccagatgtataaattaccaggagcaaacaaagtcatccgccatagtagatgcacctgctgtggcctgacttttacctgcgcaattttctactttggatataaaacattacaggaattattctatgatgatgaagactgggacgagatccgtgaaatcaccaccataatcatcgagtgggtgatgcttctactgatcctgataaacaccgtgacctattattccaccatgcagaggttaatgttaaccgtctccaggaacagctgcaaactctctcttagagtaagaattgatgactgCGGGGTGTAG